A window from Zingiber officinale cultivar Zhangliang chromosome 7A, Zo_v1.1, whole genome shotgun sequence encodes these proteins:
- the LOC122001451 gene encoding uncharacterized protein At4g14342-like, which translates to MSKASDRFNINSQLEHLQTKYVGTGHADLNRFEWGVNIQRDSYASYIGHYPILAYFSVAENESIGRQRYNFMQVRLDPASSSIIYINSQLPI; encoded by the exons ATGAGCAAG GCAAGCGACAGATTCAACATCAATTCTCAGCTAGAGCATCTTCAAACTAAATATGTTGGAACAGGGCATGCGGACTTAAATAGATT TGAATGGGGTGTGAATATCCAACGCGACAGTTATGCATCATACATTGGCCACTACCCTATCTTGGCCTATTTTTCTGTTGCTGAAAATGAATCCATTGGAAGACAACGCTACAATTTTATGCAAGTGAGGCTAGATCCTGCTTCTTCAtctattatttatattaatagtCAGCTACCCATTTAA